In Nostoc sp. UHCC 0926, a single genomic region encodes these proteins:
- a CDS encoding YciI family protein has translation MPWFVKIEEGKVDKPTFDQYVPAHKAYIQDLIAKGHKARTGYWAEQRGGMLVFEAASKEEAEAIVADDPLVQHGCVNYQLYEWRIVME, from the coding sequence ATGCCGTGGTTTGTAAAGATTGAAGAAGGCAAAGTCGATAAACCTACCTTTGACCAATATGTACCTGCCCACAAAGCCTACATTCAGGACTTGATTGCTAAAGGACACAAAGCGCGAACAGGCTACTGGGCAGAGCAAAGAGGCGGGATGTTGGTGTTTGAGGCAGCCTCAAAGGAGGAAGCAGAAGCAATTGTAGCTGATGATCCATTGGTGCAACATGGCTGCGTCAACTATCAGCTTTACGAATGGCGAAT